The Streptomyces venezuelae genomic interval GTCGGGCAGGGCGTGCTTGGCGCGGACGCCCTGGCGGCGCAGGAGAAGCCGGTCCCTGGTGCCCCAGGCGACGGTGACCGGGACGGCGGGCACGTCGTCGCGGAAGCGGGCGGCCCGGCCCGCGGCCAGCGTCTGGTGGAAGCCGGTGGCCCCACGCAGCGCGAGGGTCTCGGCGACGACCGCCTCGGGTGAACGGCGGCCGGGGCGCGCGTAGATGGTGCTGGTGAGCACGGTCCTACCGGCCGGGGTACGGGACAGCCGCTCGATCACCGGCACGGGCAGCGCCAGGGCCGCGCCCCGCATGGCCCGCAGCGTCCCGAAGGCGTACCGCCGCTCGGCCTCCGACCAGAAGCCGGCGGGGGAGAGGGCGGTCACCGAGCGGACCAGCTTCTCCCGGCCGAGCTCGATCGCGAGCAGCCCGCCCAGGGAGTTCCCCGC includes:
- a CDS encoding alpha/beta fold hydrolase, with product MPARIAFSIETPSGPRTTSLTYERRGSGEPLLLLHGIGHHWQAWEPVLDILAGEREVIAVDLPGFGASDGLPEDCPYDLAGVVPVLGAFCEAVGFDRPHVAGNSLGGLLAIELGREKLVRSVTALSPAGFWSEAERRYAFGTLRAMRGAALALPVPVIERLSRTPAGRTVLTSTIYARPGRRSPEAVVAETLALRGATGFHQTLAAGRAARFRDDVPAVPVTVAWGTRDRLLLRRQGVRAKHALPDARLVRLPGCGHVPMNDDPALVARVLLDGSR